The nucleotide sequence GCGGATATTTTCGATGTTATCGATAATGACCGCGTTTTTTTCCGCTATCTGATGGGCTTTGACAAGTTCCGGAAAAATCTTTGCCGGATCAACGAATTGTTCCGGACACCCATTTCCTCTTACGAAATGCCAGAGGAAATGAAGATTGGAAATGTTCTTTCCGGCGGCAAGTTCAGTGATGGCCGGGAGATCCTTGTAGTTAATTCTGTTGACGGCCACCGACAGGGTAGCAGGGACATCTCTGGCGGCCAGAGTCTCCAGAGCAGACATGAGTCTTTTATAAGTGCCCTTTCCCCTGAGAAGGTCGTGATGGTCAGCCAGCCCGTCCAGACTGATCTGCAAATGCAGCCTTTCTGTATCAAGCCGGGCGATAAGTTCGATATTCTCTTCAAGGAGAAGACCATTGGTCAGGATGACCACATGGGTCTCCGGATCAGTAAGAAGTTCTTTGACCAGTTCGGGAAAACCAGGATAGACAAAGGGCTCTCCACCGGTGAAATAAAACAGGGGGCTGCCCATCTCTCTGGCCTCCTGTATCCCTTTTGCTAAAAGGTCGGGGTCGATGGACTCTTCCCGCTTTGGAGATGACGAGAACAGGCAGTGTTTGCAGGCAAGGTTGCATCTGTTGGTCAGATGAAACCAGCACTCTTTCAGGCCGTTCAGGCTCAAATGCGATGATCTGCCGAGATAGGGATGGGTCTCACCACATGCGGTCTGCAAAGCGAGCAGCTCCAGAGAGAGCGGATGACCGGAATTTCCCAGAGGATTTCGAAGCAGTGCGTCGGCGGTAGGCCCCGGAACGAACCAATCCGGTTTTTCCGGGGCCACAAAAATCGGGGTTTTATCGTAGAGGAGGCGTTGCCAGCGGGAAAGGGGGTTCTGCTCTGTTTCTGTCATCTCTTGTTTCGCTGTGTTCTGTTATGTTAGTATTCCGGCAAAGACATTTTACCTTTAAATTCCAAATATCAAGTGATAATGGATTGAGCTTTGCCGGTCAACTATTACAAGCCGATTATCTGTATTAAATCCAGGGAGGCTCATCACAGTGAGCTGCTGAGAATGGATCCAGATGGTTATTTGTGCCCCCTACACGGGTGTAAGTGTATAACTTTGGGTGTTCAAACGATTGTCACGGGATGTGGCCCGATATGAAAGATCACAGACGTGAGCGGCTGACGGCAAGGGATGGTTTAAGCAAGGCAGAGGTGATTCGGATGAGCGAGGCGGCGACTGCCAACCTTTTCCGGATCAAAGAGATTGCTCCAGGCAGGATGGTGATGTTCTATGCCAGTTTCAGGTCGGAGGTCGAAACCTTCAGGGCGATGAAGGTTGCCCGGGAAAGGGGGATCAGAGTTGTTCTGCCGGTTTCCGATCCCCTCCATAAAACGCTGACCCCGCGCCTGATTGCTGATCTGGAAAAAGATCTGAAACCCGGATACTGTTCAATTCAGGAACCCGATGCGTCCAGAACCGCCGAGGTTGCTGCTGCCGAGATTGATGTTGTGGTTTTGCCCGGCAGCGCTTTTGACCTGAACGGCGGTCGCCTTGGTTATGGCGGCGGGTTTTATGACCGGTTTCTGGCGGCGGATGACTGCCGGGCGCTACGTGTCGGACTCGGTTTTGAATTGCAGATTGTGGAAAAGCTTCCGCTTGAAATCCATGATCAACCGCTTGATGCCCTGGTGACCGAACAAGGGGTGTACCGATTCGCGGGGCACATGAGCGGGGCTTACTCGATGTAGTGGACCTGGTTTCTTCCCTCCTGTTTGGCGATATAGAGGGCGTTGTCGGCTCTGTAGATGAGGCCGTCAAGCGAATCCCCGGATTTCAACGCTGAAACGCCGAGGCTGACAGTCAGCCGGAAGATCGCACCATGTTCATCCTCTGTCATCTCCATCGCTTCGATCATTTTACGGATTCGCTCTGCTGTTTCCACCGCTTTCTGCAGATCAGTAGTCGGCAGGACCACCAGAAACTCTTCCCCTCCGTAGCGGCAGACAATATCATAATTCCGCAGGATGGAGACAAGGATGTCCGACACCTGCTGGATCACAACATCTCCGACCTGGTGGCCGAAGTTGTCATTAATTTTTTTAAAATAGTCGATATCGAGGAGCAATATCGAAAGCGCCTGATGCCTGCGGAGTGATCTGGAGATTTCCTGCTGGAATCGCCTGATACCTTCGCCTCTGTTCAGGAGGCCGGTCAGGGAATCGGTTGTTGCGAGCTGGTAGAGTTTTTCTTCGGACTTCTTCAGGTCCCTGATGAACCGCTGGGCGATGTAGATAATGACCGAGAGTAAAAGGGTGAGCAGGGCAATGGCGGAAACGACGGTATAGATCAGGGTTTCGGTTATTTCGTGTTTGAGGTTTTCTGCCGGGATCGAGATGCTGATGCCGCCACGGATATCTCCGACCTCGTAGCCGACATGACAGTCTATACAGGATTGTTCGGTATGGAGAGGGGCCATGTATCTAAACATCTGCCCGCTGGGGGTTTTCTCAAATCTGTAGAATTCGGCGGGTCCTCTTTCAAAAATGGTGAGGGCGGTTTTTTCAAAGCTGTCGGGCGTATTCAGCTGGCTCAATGGATTTAAGCTGGTGATATTGATTTCAAAGAGCCGTTCCTCCTGCCCGAGCTGGGATATCTTCCGGGTGATTGCGGCGTGACTGCGCAGCAGATAGGTGTTGCCGTCGCTGTCGGTTATGGAGGTTTTCAATCCCTTGATATCGGCCAGGCTCGGATTGATCCACATGCCGGGGCTTTTCTTGACATAAACCCCGTTTTCCTTGATGATCCAGTGACGGGTCTGAACAATTTCCTGAAAGAATGCCCGCGCCTCATGGAGAAGCCGGTCTTTGAGAAGTTTCTGGGTTCTCGCCTGAAATCCGCCGAAAATGGTGATGATCAGAACAAAGCTGACAATGGAAATGATCCCGACATATCTTTTAACGAAATCGGAACTGGAAAGAGATTTTGTCTCCTGATGCTCAACTGCAGGTTTTGAGAGTGGATTTTCAGTGGGCATCCGATTACGTTCTCTGGCTTGTATTAGAAATCCGGCGCAGGATAATCCGCAAAAATAACTTATATAATCTATTAATGCAAATAATGTCGCTCGCGCAGCCGGCAATGATCGTCAACGGCCCCGCACGTTTCGC is from Pseudomonadota bacterium and encodes:
- a CDS encoding 5-formyltetrahydrofolate cyclo-ligase: MKDHRRERLTARDGLSKAEVIRMSEAATANLFRIKEIAPGRMVMFYASFRSEVETFRAMKVARERGIRVVLPVSDPLHKTLTPRLIADLEKDLKPGYCSIQEPDASRTAEVAAAEIDVVVLPGSAFDLNGGRLGYGGGFYDRFLAADDCRALRVGLGFELQIVEKLPLEIHDQPLDALVTEQGVYRFAGHMSGAYSM
- a CDS encoding diguanylate cyclase, which encodes MPTENPLSKPAVEHQETKSLSSSDFVKRYVGIISIVSFVLIITIFGGFQARTQKLLKDRLLHEARAFFQEIVQTRHWIIKENGVYVKKSPGMWINPSLADIKGLKTSITDSDGNTYLLRSHAAITRKISQLGQEERLFEINITSLNPLSQLNTPDSFEKTALTIFERGPAEFYRFEKTPSGQMFRYMAPLHTEQSCIDCHVGYEVGDIRGGISISIPAENLKHEITETLIYTVVSAIALLTLLLSVIIYIAQRFIRDLKKSEEKLYQLATTDSLTGLLNRGEGIRRFQQEISRSLRRHQALSILLLDIDYFKKINDNFGHQVGDVVIQQVSDILVSILRNYDIVCRYGGEEFLVVLPTTDLQKAVETAERIRKMIEAMEMTEDEHGAIFRLTVSLGVSALKSGDSLDGLIYRADNALYIAKQEGRNQVHYIE